In Cercospora beticola chromosome 3, complete sequence, the following proteins share a genomic window:
- a CDS encoding uncharacterized protein (MEROPS:MER0002010) — MKVATSALLIGVAAASIPQQQQPLQPPKVVQDALNAAGDKVSGWAKPLKHLQDELKHLTAEAQSAWDEVAMMFPEEMSKASFFSTPKKHTRKHEREWDFVTKGEHIEQMFSVNSKGEKQREIDGHLEQFNLRTKKVDPKSLGVDTVKQYSGYLDNEEDDKHLFYWFFESRNDPKNDPVVLWLNGGPGCSSLTGLFMELGPSFIGKDRKPSYNPSSWNANASVIFLDQPVNVGYSYSGSAVSSTVAAGKDVYALLTLFFKQFPEYAKQPFHISGESYAGHYIPVFASEILSHKNRNINLQSVLIGNGLTDGYTQYEYYRPMACGDGGWPAVLDESSCQSMDNSLARCQSLIESCYKSESVWSCVPASIYCNNALIGPYQRTGQNPYDVREKCKGGNLCYDELNWIQEYLNRDDVMKALGAEVDSYDSCNMDINRNFLFNGDWMQPFHRLVPDILKEIPVLVYAGDADYICNWLGNLAWTQALEWPGQKAYAKAPMEDLTLQSDSKTKTGSVKSSGNFTFIRIHAAGHMVPYNQPEASLDFLNRWIGGEWVEN; from the exons ACCTCCAAGATGAGCTGAAACACCTTACCGCTGAAGCTCAGTCTGCGTGGGACGAAGTGGCTATGATGTTCCCTGAAGAGATGTCGAAAGCCTCGTTCTTCTCTACGCCCAAGAAGCACACCCGCAAGCACGAGCGCGAATGGGATTTCGTGACCAAGGGCGAGCACATCGAGCAGATGTTCAGCGTCAACTCCAAGGGCGAGAAGCAGCGCGAGATCGACGGCCATCTCGAGCAGTTCAACCTCCGTACCAAGAAGGTCGACCCAAAGAGCCTCGGTGTTGACACAGTCAAGCAGTACTCGGGCTATTTGGACAATGAGGAGGACGACAAGCATCTCTTCTACTGGTTCTTCGAATCCCGCAATGACCCCAAGAACGACCCAGTCGTGCTCTGGTTGAACGGAGGCCCAGGCTGCTCATCTCTCACTGGACTTTTCATGGAGCTTGGCCCATCATTCATCGGCAAGGATCGCAAGCCATCGTACAACCCATCCAGCTGGAACGCCAACGCTTCTGTCATCTTCTTGGACCAGCCAGTTAACGTTGGTTACTCCTACTCTGGCAGCGCTGTCAGCAGCACTGTAGCTGCAGGCAAAGACGTCTACGCTCTCTTGACCCTCTTCTTCAAGCAGTTCCCAGAGTACGCAAAGCAGCCGTTCCACATCTCTGGTGAATCTTACGCTGGCCACTACATTCCTGTCTTTGCCTCCGAGATCCTGTCGCACAAGAACCGCAACATCAACCTGCAGTCTGTCTTGATCGGTAATGGACTTACCGACGGCTACACTCAATATGAGTACTACCGCCCAATGGCATGTGGCGATGGTGGCTGGCCAGCAGTGCTTGATGAGTCGTCTTGCCAAAGCATGGACAACTCGCTTGCTCGCTGCCAAAGCTTGATCGAGAGCTGCTACAAGAGCGAGTCTGTCTGGTCCTGTGTCCCAGCAAGCATCTACTGCAACAATGCTTTGATTGGTCCATACCAGCGTACCGGCCAGAACCCATACGACGTTCGCGAGAAGTGCAAGGGCGGAAACTTGTGCTACGACGAGCTCAACTGGATTCAAGAATACCTCAACCGCGACGATGTCATGAAGGCTCTTGGAGCTGAGGTCGACAGCTACGACTCCTGCAACATGGACATTAACCGCAACTTCTTGTTCAATGGCGACTGGATGCAACCATTCCACCGCTTGGTCCCAGATATCCTGAAGGAGATTCCTGTCCTCGTCTACGCCGGTGATGCCGATTACATTTGCAACT GGCTCGGTAACCTCGCCTGGACCCAGGCACTTGAGTGGCCTGGTCAGAAGGCTTACGCCAAGGCGCCTATGGAGGACCTTACTCTCCAGTCCGACAGCAAGACTAAGACTGGTTCAGTCAAGTCTTCTGGCAACTTCACTTTCATCCGCATCCATGCTGCCGGCCACATG GTGCCATATAACCAGCCTGAGGCGTCGCTTGACTTCCTCAACCGATGGATCGGCGGAGAGTGGGTCGAGAACTAA